One Capillibacterium thermochitinicola DNA window includes the following coding sequences:
- a CDS encoding cache domain-containing sensor histidine kinase — translation MTALKSVFAGLQNWLVNTFKLRSLRTKFILSFVALSTIPMVILAIFSYGVYHDILQQNIQSYTSEVIDRVDRNLEIYLSDLERILELRNDYYNLQFIKLSLAGDVEGNRKFTFRLWENLNNIRNYKTELRDVSITTIGGVTIGCYGVTHTDLSQNKLFQTLANRTSKENSIAIWGPHPDWLGGPVFSVGKAIHGDYDNFLGMMSIDVDVELLDRICGNIRLGKTGYIMLVDEDNRIIYHPNPELIGKMIGALLGESSLTDWQQDFTTKMGPGNQLIRVKTFAPANWKIIGLSNRFELATEMQKITGLALTIIVSTILVLTLMAVYFAHLLTNPLKELQQSMRQASEDLNTNAVIHTMDEIGELSETFNQMLARIRQLMNQSVQEQEKMRRTEMRALQEQIKPHFIYNTLDLIIGLLETNKNEDVINTVEALGAFFRTSLSHGQELITIREEVEHVRNYLYIQKIRHGDKYNYVIEVQEQLLNKKTIKLILQPIVENAIYHGVRELETAGGLITIKGFFMEDAKTVCFQVIDNGVGMDPAKMEDINRCLRESGTEQRYFGISNVNERIRLAFGPEYGVELSATPGGGVTVTIKLPVVM, via the coding sequence ATGACAGCTTTGAAATCAGTCTTTGCCGGCCTGCAAAACTGGCTGGTCAATACCTTCAAACTGCGTTCATTACGGACGAAGTTTATCTTGTCGTTTGTTGCTTTAAGCACGATCCCGATGGTGATCCTGGCCATTTTTTCCTATGGGGTTTATCATGATATCCTGCAACAAAACATTCAGTCGTACACCAGCGAGGTTATTGACCGGGTCGACCGTAACCTGGAGATTTACCTGAGCGATCTGGAACGGATTTTGGAACTGCGGAACGACTATTATAACCTGCAGTTTATTAAATTAAGCCTTGCGGGTGACGTTGAAGGCAACCGCAAGTTTACCTTCCGGCTTTGGGAAAATCTGAATAACATCCGGAATTATAAAACCGAATTAAGGGATGTCTCCATCACGACGATTGGCGGGGTAACGATTGGTTGTTACGGCGTGACCCATACCGATTTGTCGCAGAACAAATTGTTTCAGACCTTGGCGAACCGGACATCCAAGGAAAACAGCATCGCCATTTGGGGGCCGCACCCGGACTGGTTGGGAGGTCCCGTCTTTTCCGTCGGGAAGGCGATTCATGGTGACTATGATAATTTTTTGGGCATGATGAGCATCGATGTAGATGTGGAATTATTGGACCGGATTTGCGGGAATATCAGGCTTGGTAAGACCGGTTACATCATGTTGGTTGATGAAGACAACCGGATCATTTACCACCCGAATCCGGAGTTAATCGGGAAAATGATCGGTGCTTTGCTGGGAGAATCGTCGCTTACCGATTGGCAACAGGACTTTACGACCAAAATGGGACCGGGCAATCAACTGATCCGGGTTAAGACTTTTGCTCCGGCCAACTGGAAAATTATCGGTCTCTCCAACCGGTTCGAACTGGCGACGGAGATGCAAAAGATTACCGGGCTTGCGCTAACGATCATTGTCAGCACGATTCTGGTCTTGACCTTAATGGCGGTCTATTTTGCCCATTTGCTGACCAATCCCTTGAAAGAATTGCAGCAATCAATGAGACAGGCTTCGGAGGACTTAAATACGAACGCAGTGATCCACACCATGGATGAGATCGGCGAACTGAGCGAGACATTCAACCAGATGTTGGCCCGGATTCGCCAGTTGATGAATCAGAGTGTCCAGGAACAGGAGAAAATGCGCCGGACCGAAATGCGGGCGCTGCAAGAACAGATTAAACCGCATTTCATCTATAATACGCTCGATCTCATCATTGGCCTCTTGGAAACGAATAAAAATGAAGATGTGATCAACACAGTGGAGGCGCTGGGCGCCTTTTTCCGGACCAGTCTCAGCCATGGCCAGGAGTTAATCACCATCCGCGAAGAGGTCGAGCATGTCCGCAATTACCTCTATATTCAAAAGATCCGCCATGGTGACAAATATAACTATGTGATCGAAGTCCAGGAGCAATTATTGAATAAGAAAACCATCAAACTCATCCTCCAGCCGATTGTGGAAAACGCAATCTACCATGGGGTAAGGGAGTTGGAAACCGCGGGCGGCCTGATCACGATCAAAGGGTTTTTCATGGAAGATGCGAAGACGGTCTGCTTCCAAGTGATTGATAACGGGGTCGGTATGGACCCGGCAAAAATGGAGGATATTAACCGCTGCTTGCGGGAGAGCGGGACCGAACAACGGTATTTCGGGATTAGTAATGTCAATGAACGGATTAGACTGGCTTTTGGACCGGAGTACGGTGTAGAGTTGAGCGCGACCCCGGGCGGGGGAGTGACGGTGACGATCAAACTGCCGGTTGTTATGTAA
- a CDS encoding outer membrane lipoprotein-sorting protein — MKKLIYLVVGVALLSIFTPTVLGALTAEEIIKRRDANEHFETAQVEAEMIIINRNRRLVKTMTSYAQGDNGLVVFTNPGDRGTKFLKRGDELWMFFPEAEDLVKISGHMLNQGIMGSDFSYQDVMESDKLTDLYNFELIGEEVVDGRPCYVLEGTAVEGKEVSYYRRKSWVDKERFVGLKEELYARSGRLLKVMTVTKVAEIAGRWYPVESVMEDKLRRDTRTEFIIKAIEFNPQIPAGTFTLENLR; from the coding sequence ATGAAAAAACTGATTTATCTGGTGGTTGGTGTCGCGCTCCTTTCGATCTTTACCCCGACGGTTTTGGGTGCGTTGACCGCGGAAGAGATCATCAAACGGCGGGATGCTAACGAACATTTTGAGACCGCGCAGGTCGAAGCGGAGATGATCATCATCAACCGGAACCGGCGGCTTGTCAAAACCATGACCTCTTATGCCCAGGGCGATAATGGTTTGGTTGTTTTTACCAATCCGGGAGACCGGGGGACCAAGTTCTTAAAACGCGGTGATGAGTTGTGGATGTTCTTCCCGGAGGCGGAAGATCTGGTCAAGATCTCCGGGCACATGTTGAACCAAGGGATCATGGGCAGTGATTTTTCCTACCAGGATGTGATGGAATCGGATAAGCTGACTGACTTATATAACTTTGAATTGATCGGTGAAGAAGTGGTCGACGGGCGTCCTTGTTATGTCTTGGAGGGTACGGCGGTGGAAGGGAAAGAGGTCTCCTACTACCGGCGAAAATCCTGGGTGGACAAAGAGCGGTTTGTCGGGCTTAAAGAGGAGTTATACGCGCGGAGCGGGCGCCTGCTGAAAGTGATGACGGTCACGAAGGTCGCGGAGATTGCCGGCCGCTGGTATCCGGTGGAGTCGGTGATGGAGGACAAACTGCGGCGTGATACCAGGACCGAATTTATCATCAAGGCGATTGAGTTCAACCCGCAGATCCCGGCGGGGACCTTTACCCTGGAGAATTTGCGGTAG
- a CDS encoding substrate-binding domain-containing protein — protein sequence MKRLTKMGLLLLVAIVVLSTACGLTFAATQKLIKVGIVNLPPEESGYRQANVEDMNKVFSRENGYDAKQTNTADNSEQIAAARGYIRDGVDYLLISAANATGWDDVLQSAKRAGVKVILFDRLIDTDPSNYEAALVSDMHYEGQLATDWVLKNVPKPIKLVLIRGQLGSAAEIGRSAPVLKAAQEGKLEIVADGTGGDTWSLEEARKVVEAAIAAGKDFNVIYAQNDGMAQGAVQALEAAGISHGKNGKVKIIGFDFNRFALRNVQAGYWDADVQCNPRQASQIDQWIKSGNIPKGIVYQQEIILDTNTITDEHIEKYGINPDPGKGVITR from the coding sequence ATGAAAAGGTTAACAAAAATGGGATTGTTACTGTTGGTGGCTATTGTGGTTTTATCGACTGCGTGCGGGTTGACATTTGCCGCTACACAAAAACTGATTAAAGTCGGGATTGTCAATCTGCCACCGGAAGAATCCGGCTACCGTCAGGCCAACGTGGAAGACATGAACAAGGTCTTCTCACGGGAAAACGGCTATGACGCGAAACAGACCAACACCGCCGACAACAGCGAGCAGATCGCCGCGGCGAGAGGGTACATCCGTGACGGGGTGGACTACCTCCTGATCTCGGCCGCCAACGCCACCGGGTGGGACGATGTCCTGCAGTCGGCCAAAAGAGCGGGTGTCAAGGTTATTCTCTTTGACCGGCTCATTGATACGGATCCTTCGAACTATGAGGCCGCCCTTGTTTCCGATATGCATTATGAGGGTCAGCTGGCCACCGACTGGGTGTTGAAGAATGTGCCGAAACCGATCAAACTGGTCCTGATCCGTGGTCAACTGGGGAGCGCTGCGGAGATCGGGCGGAGCGCCCCGGTCCTCAAAGCGGCCCAGGAAGGCAAACTGGAGATCGTGGCCGATGGGACCGGCGGAGACACCTGGAGCCTCGAGGAAGCCCGGAAAGTGGTTGAAGCCGCGATTGCCGCCGGGAAAGATTTCAATGTCATCTATGCACAGAACGACGGTATGGCGCAAGGGGCCGTCCAGGCGCTCGAAGCGGCCGGGATCAGCCATGGGAAGAACGGCAAGGTCAAGATCATCGGGTTTGACTTTAACCGTTTTGCCCTCCGGAACGTCCAGGCCGGTTACTGGGATGCCGATGTCCAGTGCAATCCGCGGCAGGCCAGCCAGATCGATCAATGGATCAAGAGTGGCAATATCCCCAAGGGAATCGTCTATCAGCAGGAAATCATCCTCGACACCAACACGATCACCGATGAACACATCGAAAAATACGGGATCAATCCCGATCCGGGCAAGGGTGTAATCACCCGGTAG
- a CDS encoding cache domain-containing protein: MVMNCGRINPTKEQASRKQPILQRISVRKILFCLLIVLTLTPVLIVDLISQGNFKRAVTDKVTRYSLAELTQAVNNIQTKLAAYEAISLQLFVNNDFLAALEKYYDHGDKARAAAETVKACFNEYMKNNADLYGFMFVSASDRVEPLVVTRDWQQDFHDLSRQFKETHAYRSIMEADGGIVWAAPWQVNRSNYLLLGRLFKRISTGARLGIIAIVIDEEKIDHLVNLAFYHEFNNSWNGIEKYSLLINRRGEIISSPFKEDIGKKATQLIDQMLPTDGANVAGDETGKGQQGSFIATFNQEQNFVTYKAVGRNGWYLVNLVSASFLYKERRVVTVITLVLCLFFGALALCLSLYLTKRVGKERR, from the coding sequence ATGGTGATGAATTGCGGCCGGATTAATCCAACCAAAGAGCAGGCTTCCCGAAAACAACCAATTTTACAGCGGATTTCGGTCCGGAAAATCCTGTTTTGCTTGTTGATTGTCCTGACGTTAACCCCGGTCTTGATTGTTGATCTAATCTCTCAGGGTAATTTTAAACGAGCGGTTACCGACAAAGTTACCCGCTATTCTTTGGCGGAACTGACGCAAGCAGTGAATAACATCCAAACGAAACTGGCCGCTTATGAAGCGATTTCTTTGCAATTGTTTGTCAATAATGATTTCCTCGCCGCGCTGGAGAAGTATTACGACCACGGGGATAAAGCGCGGGCGGCGGCGGAAACCGTAAAGGCTTGTTTCAATGAATATATGAAAAACAACGCCGATTTGTACGGTTTCATGTTTGTGAGCGCTTCCGACCGGGTTGAGCCGCTTGTCGTCACTAGAGATTGGCAACAAGACTTTCATGATCTCAGCCGGCAATTCAAAGAAACCCACGCTTACCGGAGTATTATGGAAGCGGACGGCGGGATTGTTTGGGCGGCCCCTTGGCAAGTGAACCGGAGCAATTATCTGCTTTTAGGTCGCCTTTTTAAAAGAATTTCCACCGGGGCAAGGCTGGGAATTATCGCGATCGTGATTGACGAAGAGAAGATTGATCACTTGGTGAATTTGGCGTTTTATCACGAATTCAATAATTCCTGGAACGGAATTGAGAAATATTCACTCCTCATTAACAGGAGGGGTGAAATCATCTCTTCACCGTTTAAAGAGGATATCGGCAAGAAAGCTACGCAACTGATTGACCAGATGTTGCCGACGGACGGAGCGAATGTGGCCGGGGATGAAACCGGTAAGGGGCAACAGGGAAGTTTCATTGCCACGTTCAACCAGGAGCAAAATTTCGTCACCTATAAAGCGGTGGGGAGGAATGGATGGTATTTGGTGAATTTGGTTTCGGCGTCCTTTTTATATAAAGAAAGACGGGTGGTTACGGTGATCACCCTGGTTTTGTGTTTATTCTTTGGCGCGCTTGCCCTTTGTTTGTCTTTATATTTAACAAAGCGGGTCGGTAAAGAACGAAGATAG
- a CDS encoding sugar ABC transporter ATP-binding protein produces the protein MEGISKSFPGVRALNNVDFTLRRGEIHALMGENGAGKSTLIKIITGVYEKDAGQILIEGRPVQFKSPQDAQNMGIGTVFQEIALCPNLTVAENMFIGRSRGNFVKWKQMNAKAAEMLKSLGIPASPTQELASCSIAVQQMIAIARAVDMDCKILILDEPTSSLDEDEVQKLFALMRELKARGVGIIFITHFIDQVYEISDRITVLRNGELIGEYETTALPQIELISKMMGKALSDVETIKKHAPPKAENNVPVFEAKDLASAAGVKPFNFAIQKGEVNGFAGLLGSGRSESVRAIFAADRVTGGEVKINGNRVKIKTPLDAMKQGIGYLPEDRKSEGIIDELSVRDNIILALQVMKGFFKPLSRKQAEEFANQFVEKLEIKTPSLNTPIKSLSGGNQQKVILARWLLTHPMYLILDEPTRGIDVGTKVEIQKLVLKLAEEGMSLTFISSEIDEMLRVCSRMIVMKDREIIGELSGMNLTEQDVMQMIAQGGK, from the coding sequence ATGGAGGGGATCAGCAAATCCTTTCCCGGGGTCAGAGCTCTCAATAATGTCGATTTCACCCTCCGCCGGGGTGAGATCCACGCCCTGATGGGCGAGAACGGAGCGGGCAAGTCCACCCTGATCAAGATTATCACCGGTGTTTACGAAAAAGATGCCGGCCAGATTCTGATCGAGGGCAGGCCGGTTCAGTTTAAATCGCCGCAAGATGCGCAGAACATGGGGATCGGGACGGTTTTCCAGGAGATTGCGCTGTGCCCCAATTTAACCGTGGCCGAGAATATGTTTATCGGCCGCAGCCGGGGCAATTTCGTTAAGTGGAAACAGATGAACGCCAAGGCGGCAGAGATGCTCAAATCCCTCGGGATCCCAGCGAGCCCGACCCAAGAACTTGCCAGTTGCTCAATTGCTGTCCAGCAAATGATCGCGATTGCCCGCGCCGTCGATATGGACTGCAAGATTCTTATCCTGGACGAGCCGACGTCGTCGCTGGACGAAGACGAAGTGCAGAAACTCTTCGCCCTCATGCGTGAGCTGAAGGCGCGGGGGGTCGGAATTATCTTCATTACCCACTTTATCGATCAGGTCTATGAGATCAGCGACCGGATTACGGTGCTCCGCAACGGCGAGTTAATCGGTGAATACGAAACCACGGCGCTTCCCCAAATCGAACTGATCTCAAAGATGATGGGGAAGGCGCTGAGTGACGTCGAGACAATCAAAAAACACGCGCCACCGAAGGCGGAGAACAATGTGCCGGTCTTCGAGGCGAAGGACCTGGCGAGCGCCGCCGGGGTCAAGCCCTTCAATTTTGCGATCCAAAAAGGCGAGGTAAACGGGTTTGCCGGGCTGCTCGGTTCGGGGCGGAGTGAAAGTGTACGCGCGATCTTTGCCGCCGACAGGGTGACCGGCGGGGAAGTCAAAATCAATGGCAATCGCGTAAAGATCAAAACGCCTCTGGATGCGATGAAGCAGGGCATCGGCTACCTGCCGGAGGATCGGAAGAGCGAGGGGATCATTGACGAGCTTTCCGTGCGGGACAATATTATCCTCGCCTTGCAAGTGATGAAGGGCTTTTTCAAGCCGCTCTCGCGGAAACAGGCGGAGGAGTTTGCCAACCAGTTTGTCGAGAAACTGGAGATTAAAACTCCCTCCCTGAACACGCCAATCAAATCGCTTTCCGGCGGTAACCAGCAGAAGGTAATTCTGGCCCGTTGGCTGCTCACCCACCCGATGTACCTGATCCTCGATGAACCGACGCGGGGTATCGATGTCGGGACCAAAGTGGAGATCCAAAAACTTGTGCTCAAACTGGCGGAAGAGGGAATGAGCCTGACCTTCATCTCGTCCGAAATTGACGAAATGCTGCGCGTCTGTTCGCGAATGATTGTGATGAAGGACCGGGAGATCATCGGCGAACTCAGTGGGATGAATCTGACGGAACAAGATGTGATGCAGATGATTGCGCAGGGAGGTAAATAA
- a CDS encoding ABC transporter permease — MPKLKAHFDRLSHLFLPLSVLVILILINLVKGADYFKITMVNGAFYGNIPNILFGAAELVILAIGMTLVTAASRGQDISIGEIGAIASAIFVQYVLRAGSAVTLWTILVGFLISCVAGLLIGAFNGTLVSFFGVQPMVATLILFLGGRSIAFIIDGKVSPILANEISNRIGTVIPGVPIQTPIILTAVFIAIVVLVLKTTNLRLYVEAVGINPNAARLNGIDPKKIIFLTFLIMGVCSAVAGFIAVNKAGRHDSVNLLKFIMMDAILAVALGGNSLGGGKFSITGSIIGAYTIEILNRTLLRLEVNPEAIKAFKAVFIIILMVIASPVVRAFARKVWDKVKTFVTGFSMRKSVGLNKTVFSMADRAAGKKEE; from the coding sequence ATGCCAAAGTTAAAAGCACACTTTGATCGCTTGTCCCACCTCTTCCTTCCCCTCTCTGTCCTGGTGATCTTAATTCTGATTAATCTGGTCAAAGGTGCTGATTACTTTAAGATTACCATGGTCAACGGGGCCTTTTACGGGAACATCCCGAATATCCTTTTCGGCGCGGCGGAGTTGGTGATTCTGGCGATCGGGATGACCCTGGTGACGGCGGCCTCCCGCGGACAGGACATCAGCATCGGGGAGATTGGCGCGATTGCTTCCGCCATCTTCGTCCAGTACGTCTTGCGCGCCGGCAGTGCGGTCACTTTATGGACGATCCTGGTCGGTTTCCTCATCAGCTGCGTGGCCGGACTCCTCATCGGCGCCTTCAACGGCACCCTGGTCTCCTTCTTCGGGGTCCAGCCGATGGTGGCCACCCTCATTCTCTTTTTGGGCGGCCGGTCGATCGCCTTTATTATTGACGGGAAAGTCTCGCCGATCCTGGCGAACGAGATCTCGAACCGGATCGGCACCGTCATCCCGGGTGTGCCCATCCAGACGCCGATCATCCTGACCGCCGTCTTCATCGCCATCGTGGTCCTGGTCCTCAAGACCACCAATCTCCGGCTCTATGTGGAGGCGGTGGGGATTAACCCCAACGCGGCCCGCTTGAACGGAATTGACCCGAAGAAGATCATCTTCCTGACCTTTTTGATCATGGGTGTCTGTTCGGCGGTCGCCGGTTTCATTGCGGTGAACAAGGCGGGGCGGCACGACAGTGTCAATCTCCTCAAGTTCATCATGATGGACGCGATCCTCGCCGTTGCTTTAGGCGGAAATTCGCTGGGCGGCGGGAAGTTCAGCATTACCGGATCGATTATCGGCGCCTATACGATCGAGATTCTCAACAGGACACTGCTCCGGCTGGAAGTAAACCCCGAGGCGATTAAGGCCTTCAAGGCAGTCTTCATCATCATCCTTATGGTTATTGCCTCGCCGGTGGTGAGGGCGTTTGCCAGGAAGGTCTGGGACAAGGTGAAAACGTTCGTTACCGGCTTTTCCATGCGCAAGTCCGTTGGTCTCAACAAAACAGTGTTTTCGATGGCGGACAGAGCGGCCGGGAAGAAGGAGGAGTAA
- a CDS encoding substrate-binding domain-containing protein, with protein MKGDRIFCLSFLLLCLVLAMHSPALSPDYVVAAAENTPVSGSFYPKNRPITIAIVPKSLDNPVFVDSMETSMQTAKELGVNLEWVGPFKVDPDLQVKIIEGLIWRKVDGIAISTSDPEKIRKVIDKAVAAGIKVATIDADCPGSKRLFYCGTDNYKAGWACGEAMVKIVTERGLADKRLRTAILTGGIEAHNLNERIRGFKEAVAGKLDLEYVALLACDDDTTTGAKMVEAYIKEHPETDLFFFAGGWAFFGPTESMPLYQEWCNNGGIAVSMDTFYSVLQAAKKGFAQALVGQDFRKMGVLTVKYLVDAIQGKPVPMEYIDTGLELADESNFDQLLSEKKPWEMK; from the coding sequence TTGAAAGGTGATCGAATCTTTTGTCTGTCCTTCCTTCTCCTTTGTCTGGTTTTAGCCATGCATTCTCCTGCTTTAAGTCCTGATTATGTGGTGGCGGCCGCCGAGAATACGCCTGTTTCCGGTTCTTTCTATCCGAAAAACAGGCCGATTACCATTGCCATTGTCCCGAAATCCCTCGATAATCCGGTCTTTGTCGATTCCATGGAAACATCGATGCAGACCGCGAAGGAATTGGGGGTCAATTTGGAGTGGGTGGGGCCGTTTAAGGTTGATCCGGATCTTCAGGTGAAAATCATCGAAGGGTTAATTTGGCGGAAAGTTGACGGGATCGCAATCAGTACCAGCGATCCGGAGAAAATAAGGAAAGTAATTGATAAGGCGGTTGCGGCCGGGATCAAAGTCGCGACGATCGATGCTGATTGTCCTGGCAGTAAACGCCTTTTTTATTGCGGCACCGATAATTATAAGGCCGGCTGGGCTTGCGGCGAGGCGATGGTGAAAATCGTCACCGAACGGGGGCTGGCGGACAAGCGGTTACGGACGGCGATCCTGACGGGCGGGATTGAGGCGCATAACTTAAACGAGCGGATCCGGGGCTTCAAGGAAGCGGTTGCCGGAAAACTGGATCTTGAGTATGTGGCCTTATTGGCTTGTGATGACGATACCACCACCGGGGCCAAGATGGTTGAAGCCTATATCAAAGAGCATCCGGAGACCGATTTGTTCTTTTTTGCCGGCGGCTGGGCGTTTTTCGGGCCGACAGAATCGATGCCTTTGTATCAGGAATGGTGTAATAACGGGGGAATCGCCGTCTCGATGGACACTTTTTATTCCGTCTTGCAAGCCGCGAAAAAAGGATTTGCCCAGGCCTTAGTGGGTCAAGACTTCCGGAAGATGGGGGTGCTGACCGTTAAATATCTGGTGGACGCGATTCAAGGGAAACCGGTGCCAATGGAATATATCGATACCGGCTTGGAATTGGCCGATGAATCCAATTTTGATCAATTGCTGAGTGAGAAAAAGCCATGGGAAATGAAATGA
- a CDS encoding ABC transporter permease: protein MEALRTTKPKVRMSNSTLLFIIAGIIFLLMYGFALISFPGSFLQFQTFFDLFNFNAALFIVTLGMCIVMIAGGIDISVGAVCGLVTMACAMLLQSGAGDVWGALLLALGIGLAFGLMHGYLIAYLEIQPFIITLAGMFLAQGLLTTLHKDPLNVTKPAFVALRNFTIEIPWLGTVNRLGVFIPCEIKPGVFVVLVLVILYAVLMKWSRFGRNVYAVGGNIQSARMLGINVKKTLFLSYVICGLTAGIGGFVFLMTTGAGNIGNGALFEIKAIAANVMGGILLNGGVGNLLGAPIGTLTLLTINELIRAAGVQSNLQAIVSGLLLYLFIVLQSIVMSLRSGRKFRLTLPPWLKPHRLPEEKEAGNQG from the coding sequence ATGGAAGCGCTGCGCACAACCAAACCGAAGGTAAGAATGTCGAATTCGACCCTGCTTTTCATCATTGCCGGGATTATCTTTCTCCTGATGTACGGGTTTGCCCTGATCAGTTTTCCAGGCAGTTTCCTGCAGTTTCAAACCTTCTTTGACTTATTCAACTTTAACGCGGCCCTTTTTATCGTTACCCTTGGGATGTGCATCGTCATGATTGCCGGGGGGATCGATATTTCCGTCGGCGCGGTCTGCGGCCTGGTCACCATGGCCTGTGCGATGCTGTTGCAATCGGGGGCGGGGGACGTTTGGGGAGCCTTGCTGCTCGCCTTGGGGATCGGGCTCGCTTTTGGGCTCATGCATGGCTATCTCATTGCCTATCTTGAAATCCAGCCCTTTATCATTACGCTGGCCGGGATGTTCTTGGCACAGGGGTTGCTCACGACCCTGCACAAAGATCCGCTCAACGTCACCAAGCCGGCTTTTGTCGCCCTGCGGAATTTCACCATCGAGATTCCTTGGCTCGGGACCGTAAACAGGCTGGGTGTTTTCATCCCGTGTGAAATCAAACCGGGCGTCTTCGTTGTCCTGGTCCTGGTGATTCTCTACGCCGTCCTCATGAAGTGGTCGCGTTTCGGACGCAATGTCTATGCGGTTGGCGGCAATATTCAGAGCGCCCGGATGCTCGGGATCAACGTCAAGAAAACGCTCTTCCTTTCCTATGTGATCTGCGGATTGACCGCCGGGATCGGGGGATTTGTCTTCCTGATGACCACCGGCGCCGGTAATATCGGCAACGGGGCATTGTTCGAAATCAAAGCAATTGCTGCGAATGTGATGGGCGGCATTCTGCTCAACGGCGGCGTGGGGAACTTGCTGGGCGCGCCAATCGGGACGCTGACCCTGCTGACCATCAATGAGCTGATCCGGGCGGCGGGAGTCCAATCGAACCTGCAAGCGATCGTCAGCGGGCTCTTGCTGTATCTCTTCATTGTCCTGCAAAGCATCGTGATGTCGTTACGGAGCGGGCGGAAATTCCGCCTTACGCTCCCTCCTTGGCTGAAACCGCACCGGTTGCCGGAAGAGAAAGAGGCCGGGAACCAAGGTTGA
- a CDS encoding response regulator, which translates to MLCKGVEKLFGLLLVEDEEAIRKKLMNNVAWADYGFAPVLGAANGLEALALIEKHPVKIMVTDVQMPKMNGIELIKEIKRRGYQMKIIVISGFAEFEYAQESIKLNVSDYLLKPFASKRLLEVALRFKEELEKEEAERSEMNDLRDQLKKKIRPLWLKNSCWIC; encoded by the coding sequence TTGTTATGTAAAGGGGTGGAGAAGTTGTTCGGACTATTGCTGGTCGAGGATGAAGAAGCGATTCGCAAGAAACTAATGAACAACGTGGCGTGGGCCGATTACGGCTTTGCACCGGTTTTGGGAGCGGCCAACGGACTGGAGGCGCTCGCGCTCATCGAGAAGCATCCCGTGAAGATTATGGTGACTGATGTCCAGATGCCGAAGATGAACGGGATTGAACTGATTAAAGAGATCAAACGCCGCGGCTACCAGATGAAGATCATTGTGATCTCCGGCTTTGCCGAGTTTGAATATGCGCAGGAATCGATCAAACTAAACGTCTCCGATTATCTGCTTAAACCCTTCGCCAGTAAAAGACTGCTGGAAGTGGCCCTCCGTTTCAAGGAGGAGCTTGAAAAGGAAGAAGCGGAGCGGTCGGAGATGAATGACCTCCGGGACCAGTTAAAAAAAAAAATAAGACCGCTTTGGTTGAAAAACTCTTGTTGGATTTGCTGA